A single region of the Marinobacter salinus genome encodes:
- a CDS encoding mechanosensitive ion channel family protein produces MGDFGLKEAFSSITSQALLNAILVIVLASVIIFLIQKLLPRLASKLGGKSRLYLLAMVPLLRLLIIIGTIFVVVPILIEPSFENMVAIFGAVGLALGFALKDYASSLVAGIVTLYEMPYRPGDWIEIEGHYGEVRSIGTRAVEIVTPDDSVVIIPNGQLWTALVSNGNDGTDNLMCVAEFHLEPGHDVRRMLDLLRDVAFTCPLTKTWQPIVVVVANEAWGLHYRLKAYPLEPREQFRFSTDLTARGAEVLAREGVNFVSVPVTGR; encoded by the coding sequence ATGGGTGATTTTGGATTGAAAGAAGCTTTCTCTTCGATAACGTCCCAGGCGTTGCTCAATGCGATCCTGGTTATCGTCCTGGCGTCCGTCATTATCTTTCTCATCCAGAAGCTGCTACCGCGGTTGGCGTCGAAACTGGGCGGCAAGTCGCGGCTCTATCTACTGGCGATGGTACCCCTGCTTCGGTTGCTGATCATTATTGGTACCATTTTTGTGGTTGTGCCGATACTGATAGAGCCATCGTTCGAGAATATGGTTGCGATTTTTGGTGCGGTGGGTCTCGCACTGGGGTTTGCGTTAAAGGATTACGCCAGTAGCCTGGTGGCAGGAATCGTTACGCTGTATGAGATGCCCTACCGTCCGGGCGACTGGATTGAAATTGAGGGGCATTACGGGGAGGTGCGCTCTATCGGAACCCGCGCAGTGGAAATCGTCACGCCCGACGATTCTGTTGTCATCATCCCCAACGGTCAGCTCTGGACCGCACTCGTTTCCAATGGCAACGACGGTACGGATAACCTGATGTGTGTCGCCGAATTTCATCTTGAACCCGGTCATGACGTTCGCCGGATGCTGGATCTGTTGCGGGACGTGGCATTTACCTGCCCATTGACGAAAACCTGGCAACCCATCGTAGTCGTGGTGGCCAACGAGGCGTGGGGGTTGCACTATCGCCTGAAAGCTTATCCGTTGGAGCCGAGGGAACAGTTTCGCTTTTCGACCGACCTGACGGCCCGGGGCGCGGAAGTTTTGGCCCGTGAAGGTGTCAACTTCGTTTCAGTTCCCGTCACCGGTCGCTGA
- a CDS encoding alpha/beta hydrolase, translating to MLQRVLEATLRQTMMRLVRPILGPAVPVPLQRTLIAQAYRSSTPPRHCRFENISVAGIPATRTTAGDKPTGVVLYLHGGGYVIGSSRTHRGLTGHLARASGCQVVTPDYRLAPEHPFPAALDDAEATYMALLDQGFSNSQIAVAGDSAGGGLSVALAMRLKNKGLPLPSSLTVFSPWIDLTQQALYSPEREPVLQARWTEKAAKLYAGAEALTNPLISPIFGNFGGLPPLLIQVGSEEMLLNDAERLASAAQRDDVQTTIQIFNSLWHVFQVHSGQLDRATQALAAAGDHIKDHLAA from the coding sequence ATGTTGCAACGAGTTCTTGAGGCCACACTCCGTCAAACGATGATGCGTCTGGTGCGCCCGATTCTTGGCCCGGCGGTTCCGGTGCCCCTCCAGCGGACCCTGATTGCCCAGGCTTACCGCAGTTCTACCCCACCCCGACACTGCCGGTTCGAGAATATCTCCGTAGCGGGCATCCCGGCAACTCGAACCACCGCAGGAGACAAGCCAACCGGGGTCGTACTCTATTTGCATGGCGGTGGCTATGTCATCGGCTCCTCACGCACCCATCGCGGACTCACCGGCCATCTCGCCAGGGCCAGTGGCTGTCAGGTGGTCACACCGGACTACCGCCTCGCCCCCGAACATCCGTTTCCCGCAGCCCTGGATGATGCAGAAGCCACTTATATGGCACTGCTGGATCAGGGCTTCAGCAACTCTCAGATTGCGGTCGCTGGCGACTCTGCCGGTGGCGGACTCAGTGTGGCACTGGCCATGCGCCTTAAAAACAAAGGGCTACCGCTTCCTTCATCGCTCACCGTATTCTCACCCTGGATCGACCTGACGCAACAGGCACTTTATTCGCCGGAACGCGAGCCGGTGCTCCAGGCTCGCTGGACCGAAAAAGCTGCAAAACTCTATGCTGGCGCCGAAGCGCTGACCAACCCGCTCATCTCTCCGATTTTTGGGAATTTCGGCGGCCTGCCGCCGCTTCTGATCCAGGTCGGCAGTGAAGAAATGCTGTTGAACGACGCCGAGCGGCTTGCCAGCGCCGCCCAACGGGACGACGTTCAGACAACGATCCAGATCTTCAACAGCCTTTGGCACGTGTTTCAGGTCCATAGCGGCCAGCTTGACCGGGCCACCCAGGCCCTGGCCGCGGCCGGAGACCATATCAAAGATCATCTGGCAGCTTGA
- a CDS encoding imelysin family protein, whose product MKNTFRPAPLALTLAATLTAGCANTSWTADKAGPATKASVVAHYADLALANYSDALATARALDSAADRLVTNPTEANLKTAREAWLAARVPYQQTEVFRFGNAVVDDWEGQLNAWPLDEGLIDYVKADDYQHELGNAGATANIIASNSVNVGGETLNVSTLTPELLANLNEVGGSEANVATGYHAVEFLLWGQDLHGFESGAGERPATDYAEGANCTNGNCERRGEYLDAVTDLLISDLEWMVAQWAPGNSDNYRARLTAADANEGVQKMLFGMGSLSLGELAGERMKVALEANSYEDEHDCFSDNTHNSHYYNGQGIQNVYTGTYRRVDGSLVTGPSLSDLVEQTNPDLDARLTAQLDTSMKALGVLKSKAESSQSPMRFDMMIAPGNTAGASVINDAIMALVAQTGSIEQGARELGIEALSPDDAGHAF is encoded by the coding sequence ATGAAAAACACGTTTCGCCCGGCCCCGCTGGCGTTGACTCTCGCGGCAACGCTGACCGCAGGCTGTGCCAATACGTCCTGGACGGCTGATAAGGCAGGACCGGCCACAAAGGCATCCGTTGTGGCGCACTATGCCGACCTGGCGCTCGCCAACTACAGTGATGCTCTGGCCACCGCGCGGGCACTGGACTCAGCCGCTGATCGCCTGGTCACAAACCCGACCGAAGCTAATCTCAAAACCGCCAGAGAGGCATGGCTCGCTGCACGCGTGCCGTATCAGCAAACCGAGGTGTTTCGCTTTGGCAACGCCGTTGTGGATGACTGGGAAGGCCAGCTGAACGCCTGGCCCCTGGACGAAGGTCTGATCGATTACGTTAAAGCCGATGATTACCAGCACGAGCTGGGTAACGCGGGCGCCACTGCCAACATTATCGCCAGCAACAGCGTCAACGTAGGTGGTGAAACACTCAATGTATCGACCCTGACACCGGAACTGCTGGCCAACCTCAACGAAGTAGGCGGATCAGAAGCTAACGTTGCAACCGGCTATCACGCCGTTGAATTCCTGCTCTGGGGCCAGGACCTGCACGGTTTTGAAAGCGGCGCTGGCGAGCGCCCTGCCACCGATTACGCCGAAGGCGCCAATTGCACTAATGGCAACTGCGAGCGTCGTGGGGAATACCTGGACGCGGTAACCGACCTGCTGATATCCGATCTGGAGTGGATGGTGGCCCAGTGGGCCCCAGGCAACAGCGACAACTATCGCGCCCGACTGACAGCCGCCGACGCCAACGAAGGCGTTCAGAAGATGCTGTTTGGCATGGGCTCCCTGTCGCTGGGTGAACTGGCCGGTGAGCGAATGAAAGTTGCTCTGGAGGCAAATTCCTATGAGGACGAGCATGATTGTTTCAGCGACAACACCCACAACTCCCACTACTACAATGGCCAGGGCATTCAGAATGTCTACACCGGCACTTATCGTCGTGTAGACGGCAGCCTGGTGACTGGTCCTTCTCTCTCCGACCTGGTCGAGCAGACAAACCCTGACCTGGACGCCCGCCTGACCGCGCAACTGGATACCTCAATGAAAGCCTTGGGCGTGCTAAAGAGCAAAGCCGAGAGTAGCCAGAGCCCTATGCGCTTCGACATGATGATCGCACCGGGTAACACGGCAGGTGCCAGCGTCATCAATGACGCTATCATGGCGCTGGTTGCTCAAACCGGATCTATCGAGCAGGGGGCTCGTGAACTGGGCATAGAAGCGCTCTCCCCGGATGACGCCGGCCACGCGTTCTGA
- a CDS encoding alpha/beta hydrolase, which yields MYWKTDTIEIPDWDRHSLLERLEAFDHARERELSEEMVAYCRFYGLDLWVEHPEVTYHQGYVEAAGHQVMVHYYRLPDTRGERGTVFIFHGYFDHVGLYSQLIDRCLGAGFDVLAYDQPGHGLSSGTPASIGSFLEYQSVLADVMVQLKGKTRKPWFGVGQSTGGAILIDYLLSNHHSRGTSDFREVVLLAPLVRPMGFLGAKILHSLVKPFFTRWRRVFGENSGNTRFLQFLRDHDPLQARAVHVDWVSALRKWVPHIESARPVDFPITVIQGEKDLTVDWEHNLRIIRNKFSSVEEVRIPDGRHHLVNEAQDLQATVFNTIIDTFMNESAQPLEKAEACRE from the coding sequence GTGTACTGGAAAACAGATACCATAGAAATTCCGGATTGGGACAGGCATTCATTGCTGGAGCGGCTCGAAGCCTTTGATCATGCCCGTGAGCGGGAGTTGAGCGAGGAGATGGTTGCGTACTGCCGCTTTTATGGTCTGGATCTATGGGTAGAGCATCCCGAGGTGACATACCATCAGGGTTATGTTGAGGCCGCGGGGCACCAGGTCATGGTCCACTACTACCGGTTGCCGGATACCCGTGGTGAGCGTGGCACAGTGTTCATTTTCCATGGATATTTCGATCACGTTGGGCTTTACAGCCAGTTGATTGACCGTTGCCTGGGTGCCGGTTTTGATGTGCTGGCCTATGATCAGCCCGGGCACGGGCTTTCCAGTGGAACGCCGGCGTCAATTGGGAGCTTTCTCGAGTACCAGAGCGTACTCGCGGATGTGATGGTGCAGTTGAAGGGCAAGACCAGGAAACCGTGGTTCGGGGTCGGTCAGAGTACCGGCGGGGCAATACTGATTGATTACCTGTTGTCGAATCATCACTCCAGGGGTACGTCCGATTTCCGGGAAGTGGTTCTTCTTGCGCCTCTTGTCCGGCCCATGGGCTTCTTGGGTGCCAAGATTTTACACAGTCTGGTGAAACCATTTTTTACTCGCTGGCGTCGGGTATTTGGGGAGAACAGTGGAAACACCCGCTTTTTGCAGTTTCTCCGGGATCATGACCCTTTGCAGGCGCGAGCAGTGCATGTTGACTGGGTCAGTGCATTGCGCAAATGGGTGCCCCATATCGAATCCGCGCGCCCGGTGGACTTCCCGATTACGGTTATTCAGGGCGAGAAGGACCTGACGGTGGATTGGGAGCACAATCTGCGGATAATCCGGAACAAATTTTCCTCGGTGGAGGAGGTCAGAATTCCGGACGGTCGTCACCATCTGGTGAACGAAGCCCAGGATTTGCAGGCAACGGTATTCAATACCATCATTGATACATTCATGAATGAGTCGGCACAGCCTCTTGAGAAAGCGGAGGCATGCCGGGAATAA
- the serA gene encoding phosphoglycerate dehydrogenase, producing MSNTSLEKSKIRILLLEGVHQSAIDTLNAAGYTNIEYLTHSLAEEDLIEKVADAHFVGLRSRTQLTEKVFAAAKKLVAVGCFCIGTNQVDLKAATRRGIAVFNAPFSNTRSVAELVLAQAILLLRGVPEKNAKAHRGEWLKSAKDSYEIRGKKLGIIGYGNIGTQFSVLAEGLGMDVYFYDVVSKLPIGNATQVGTLQELLNIADVVSLHVPETPATKYMFKAEQLAQMKPGSILMNASRGTVVDIDALADALGSGKILGAAIDVFPVEPKSNNEEFVSPLREFDNVILTPHVGGSTIEAQENIGREVAEKLAMYSDNGTSVSSVNFPEVALPSHPNQHRLLHIHENVPGVMSEINQVFSENGINVCGQYLQTKEDIGYVVVDVDKAYGELALEKLLQVKGTIRCRVLF from the coding sequence ATGTCAAATACGTCTCTCGAAAAGAGCAAAATCCGGATACTGCTGCTGGAAGGCGTGCATCAATCTGCCATTGATACCCTGAACGCTGCGGGCTATACCAACATCGAGTATCTGACTCACTCGCTGGCCGAGGAAGACCTGATTGAGAAGGTCGCCGATGCGCACTTCGTCGGTCTCCGCTCGCGTACCCAGCTGACCGAGAAAGTATTTGCAGCTGCTAAAAAACTGGTGGCGGTGGGGTGCTTCTGCATAGGCACGAACCAGGTAGACCTGAAGGCTGCCACGCGCCGCGGCATTGCCGTTTTCAACGCGCCATTTTCCAACACCCGGAGTGTGGCCGAACTGGTGCTGGCACAGGCCATCCTGTTACTGCGCGGCGTTCCCGAGAAAAATGCCAAGGCGCACCGTGGTGAGTGGCTGAAATCCGCCAAAGACAGCTATGAAATCCGTGGCAAGAAACTGGGCATTATCGGCTATGGCAACATTGGCACCCAGTTCAGCGTGCTGGCCGAAGGTCTGGGCATGGATGTTTATTTCTACGATGTGGTTTCCAAACTGCCTATCGGTAATGCTACCCAGGTAGGTACCCTGCAGGAACTGCTCAACATTGCCGATGTGGTCAGTCTGCATGTTCCGGAAACCCCGGCCACCAAATATATGTTCAAGGCCGAGCAGCTGGCGCAAATGAAGCCAGGCTCCATCCTGATGAACGCTTCCCGCGGCACCGTGGTTGACATCGACGCCCTGGCAGACGCACTCGGAAGCGGAAAAATCCTGGGCGCCGCCATCGATGTGTTCCCGGTCGAACCCAAGTCCAACAATGAGGAATTCGTCTCTCCGCTGCGAGAGTTCGACAACGTCATCCTGACTCCTCATGTGGGCGGCTCTACCATCGAAGCGCAGGAAAACATCGGCCGTGAAGTCGCAGAAAAGCTGGCCATGTACAGTGACAATGGTACCTCAGTCTCTTCTGTGAACTTCCCCGAAGTGGCCCTCCCCTCTCATCCGAACCAGCATCGTCTGCTGCACATCCACGAGAACGTACCGGGCGTCATGTCCGAGATTAACCAGGTGTTCTCGGAGAATGGCATCAACGTCTGTGGCCAGTACCTCCAGACCAAGGAAGACATTGGTTATGTTGTGGTTGACGTGGACAAGGCCTATGGGGAGCTGGCGCTTGAAAAGCTGCTCCAGGTGAAAGGCACGATCCGCTGCCGCGTTCTGTTCTGA
- a CDS encoding 23S rRNA (adenine(2030)-N(6))-methyltransferase RlmJ, which yields MLSYLHAFHAGNFADVQKHAALTLALSMMQAKSSGIACIDTHAGSAIYDLNSERARKTGEADTGIQKLWRTRDRLRSGDWQPLLRVLEGLNAGKGDLTVYPGSPVWFRNFLRADDSLTTFELHPAESDQLAGWAAGQKIRVIREDGLNGLLKQLPPRQPRLLVLIDPSYEVKTEYADVASTLQKAWQKCRHGVYLIWYPILTSGLHQGLKEAVRSSPVRKVLCSEVHLNNLPERGMTGSGMLVVNPPWGLDERLSAMMEDIAGSDGLDVLHRLDWLVPE from the coding sequence ATGCTTAGCTATTTACACGCCTTCCATGCCGGCAATTTTGCCGATGTCCAGAAACACGCGGCTCTCACCCTTGCGCTTTCCATGATGCAGGCCAAGTCTTCCGGCATCGCCTGCATTGATACTCATGCGGGTAGCGCAATCTATGACCTGAACAGCGAGCGGGCAAGGAAAACAGGTGAGGCGGATACCGGTATCCAGAAGCTCTGGCGCACTCGCGACAGGCTTCGCTCTGGTGACTGGCAACCGTTGCTGCGGGTGTTGGAGGGGCTTAATGCTGGAAAAGGCGATCTGACGGTCTATCCGGGGTCGCCGGTATGGTTTCGCAATTTCCTAAGAGCCGATGATTCACTGACAACCTTCGAGTTGCACCCCGCCGAAAGCGACCAACTTGCAGGATGGGCTGCAGGACAGAAGATAAGGGTTATCAGGGAGGACGGCCTCAACGGGTTGCTGAAACAGCTGCCGCCGAGGCAGCCACGGTTGCTGGTGCTGATTGATCCCTCTTACGAGGTCAAAACCGAGTACGCCGATGTTGCCTCAACTCTTCAAAAAGCATGGCAAAAGTGCCGCCATGGCGTCTATCTTATCTGGTACCCGATACTAACCAGTGGCCTGCATCAAGGTTTGAAAGAGGCTGTCCGTAGCAGTCCTGTGCGCAAGGTGCTGTGCAGTGAAGTGCACCTGAATAATCTGCCTGAACGTGGGATGACCGGCTCTGGAATGCTGGTGGTTAATCCTCCCTGGGGGCTTGATGAGCGGCTATCCGCCATGATGGAAGACATTGCCGGTAGTGATGGTCTGGATGTATTGCATCGCCTTGACTGGCTGGTGCCGGAATAG
- a CDS encoding OmpA family protein, whose translation MKKTIIAFAMATVTLSGCMTYDPYTGEEKTSSATKGSIIGAIGGAAIGAATSSKSDRAKGALIGAAGGAAIGGGIGYYMDKQEAELRHKLEGTGVRVIRNGDQIELVMPGNITFDLNQSSIKPSFTGTLESVSLVLKEYDKTIIQIEGHTDSSGSQSYNQLLSEQRASSVRDFMLNQGIEPKRTRAVGYGERYPLASNDTPAGREQNRRVELTLVPMQ comes from the coding sequence TTGAAAAAGACAATTATTGCGTTTGCAATGGCAACAGTCACTTTGAGTGGGTGTATGACCTACGATCCGTACACCGGTGAGGAAAAAACATCGAGCGCTACCAAGGGTAGTATTATCGGTGCCATTGGCGGTGCGGCAATTGGTGCGGCCACCTCCAGCAAAAGCGACCGTGCCAAAGGTGCCCTGATCGGTGCCGCTGGCGGCGCAGCTATTGGTGGTGGTATCGGTTATTACATGGACAAGCAGGAGGCAGAACTCCGTCACAAGCTGGAAGGCACCGGTGTGCGCGTGATACGCAACGGCGATCAGATCGAGCTGGTGATGCCAGGCAATATCACCTTTGACCTGAACCAGTCGTCTATCAAGCCTTCTTTCACTGGCACGCTCGAATCTGTGTCATTGGTGCTGAAAGAGTATGACAAGACCATTATTCAGATTGAAGGTCATACCGACAGCTCAGGCTCCCAGAGCTACAACCAGTTGCTGAGTGAGCAACGCGCCAGTTCGGTTCGGGATTTTATGCTGAACCAGGGGATTGAGCCAAAACGGACACGCGCCGTCGGTTATGGCGAGCGTTACCCTCTCGCTTCCAACGATACTCCGGCAGGGCGTGAGCAAAACCGTCGGGTTGAGTTAACGCTCGTCCCTATGCAGTAA
- a CDS encoding DMT family transporter has protein sequence MANQKQAMLYGLATVLLWSTVATAFKLSLQELAPVQMLVVACASSVLVMGLILVLQRRWHLVFSLSGRQYAQSFGMGLINPCLYYFVLFGAFDRLPAQEAQPLNYTWALVLAYLSVPFLGQRLRKLDIVAGLVCYAGVVVIATRGAVTSLSLSDPFGVFLAIGSTVIWASYWIIATRDQRDPVVGLFLNFLFGLPVIVLICGMTEGFGFASGTSLAAAVYVGVFEMGIAFVLWSYAMKKAENTSKVSNLIFISPFLSLVFIHFILGEQILSSTYIGLVLIMAGLWLQQKKVREREEALIGDV, from the coding sequence ATGGCAAACCAGAAGCAGGCAATGCTTTACGGGCTTGCGACCGTTCTGCTTTGGTCGACCGTGGCGACTGCATTCAAACTGTCGCTGCAGGAACTGGCCCCGGTTCAGATGCTGGTGGTTGCCTGCGCTTCCTCGGTATTGGTGATGGGGCTGATTCTGGTACTCCAGCGCCGATGGCACCTGGTGTTTTCGCTCAGTGGCCGCCAGTATGCCCAGTCCTTCGGCATGGGCCTGATAAATCCCTGCCTGTACTACTTCGTGCTGTTCGGGGCGTTTGATCGCCTGCCAGCCCAGGAGGCCCAGCCCCTGAATTATACCTGGGCGCTGGTCCTGGCCTACCTATCCGTGCCCTTTCTCGGGCAGCGTCTCCGTAAACTCGATATCGTTGCCGGGCTGGTCTGCTACGCCGGAGTGGTTGTTATTGCTACCCGCGGTGCGGTCACATCCTTGAGTCTGTCCGATCCTTTTGGCGTGTTCCTGGCAATTGGCAGCACGGTGATCTGGGCATCTTACTGGATTATCGCAACGCGGGATCAACGAGATCCGGTTGTGGGGCTGTTCCTCAATTTTTTATTTGGCTTGCCGGTTATCGTTCTGATATGCGGCATGACAGAGGGCTTTGGTTTTGCCTCTGGTACGTCGCTGGCCGCTGCGGTTTACGTGGGTGTGTTCGAGATGGGGATCGCTTTCGTACTTTGGTCATATGCCATGAAAAAAGCGGAGAATACCTCAAAAGTAAGCAATCTGATTTTTATCTCGCCATTCCTCTCCCTGGTTTTTATCCACTTCATTCTGGGTGAGCAGATTTTATCGTCGACCTATATCGGGCTGGTGCTGATTATGGCTGGCCTCTGGCTGCAACAGAAGAAAGTGCGTGAGCGGGAAGAGGCTCTCATCGGTGACGTCTGA
- a CDS encoding GIY-YIG nuclease family protein produces the protein MVRTARGTLYTGISTDVARRFAEHQAGAPKGARSLRGKGPLELVFSAPAGSRSRASRIEWHIKQWPSSRKEALVRGELKLPDDL, from the coding sequence ATGGTGCGCACCGCCAGAGGCACCCTTTACACCGGCATTTCAACGGATGTGGCGCGGCGCTTCGCTGAACACCAGGCGGGCGCACCCAAAGGGGCCCGGAGCCTCCGGGGCAAAGGACCTCTTGAGCTTGTGTTCAGCGCACCAGCGGGCAGCCGTAGCCGGGCTTCGCGCATTGAGTGGCATATCAAACAGTGGCCCAGTTCGCGCAAAGAGGCTCTGGTCCGCGGAGAGCTCAAGCTGCCAGATGATCTTTGA
- the dctP gene encoding TRAP transporter substrate-binding protein DctP: MRITSLWLPFLATLMFTLAGCSESEPTQESSATPEVAPSDYPVTWRFALEEIEGSVQHAYAEALKERIEEHSDGRIELDIFPYGSLGTSEQLTELARNGSVNLAFASPGHLADEIPEAGVFTLHYLLSDSEEVNRQLLASPKLRALFDDAYAGQKLKLLAFVPEGWMAWTANKPLRSPDDFNGLRIRTMTSDMATESYRAYGAEPSQTPYSQVYTDLQLNNIDAQSNPIFAIEEMDFYEVQSTLTLARPTQFISSVVSNQSWYNELPDKQKQWLADALEDVGQVAWATQKELNQTRLDSMLEEGELRVVSLSEEERETFRQASLAVRHSFIKNTGPKGKDILDRLLSMVDALEARQADSATGDGN, translated from the coding sequence ATGCGCATCACCAGCCTCTGGCTTCCCTTCCTGGCAACCCTTATGTTTACGCTGGCAGGCTGCTCCGAGAGCGAACCCACACAAGAAAGCAGCGCAACGCCAGAAGTGGCTCCATCAGATTATCCCGTAACCTGGCGTTTTGCCCTGGAAGAAATCGAGGGCAGTGTACAACACGCCTACGCAGAAGCCCTAAAAGAACGCATTGAAGAGCATTCCGACGGCAGAATCGAACTCGACATTTTCCCCTATGGCTCTCTTGGCACCTCGGAACAATTGACGGAGCTGGCCCGGAACGGTTCGGTCAACCTCGCCTTTGCCTCTCCCGGCCACCTGGCTGACGAAATTCCGGAAGCGGGGGTATTCACCCTGCACTATCTACTGTCGGACAGTGAAGAAGTGAACCGGCAGTTGCTCGCCAGCCCAAAGCTCCGGGCTCTGTTTGACGATGCCTACGCAGGCCAGAAACTCAAATTGCTGGCCTTTGTCCCTGAAGGCTGGATGGCCTGGACTGCCAACAAACCTCTTCGAAGCCCTGATGATTTCAACGGTCTTCGTATCCGCACCATGACCTCTGATATGGCGACCGAGTCTTATCGGGCCTATGGCGCAGAACCCAGCCAGACACCCTATTCTCAGGTTTATACCGACCTTCAATTGAATAACATCGATGCTCAGAGCAACCCGATCTTCGCGATTGAGGAAATGGATTTTTACGAAGTCCAGAGTACCTTGACCCTGGCCCGCCCGACTCAGTTCATCTCCTCAGTTGTCTCGAATCAGAGCTGGTACAACGAGTTACCGGACAAACAAAAACAGTGGCTTGCTGATGCCCTTGAAGACGTTGGCCAGGTAGCCTGGGCAACCCAGAAAGAGCTGAACCAGACACGCCTTGATAGCATGCTGGAAGAAGGTGAGCTTCGGGTGGTCAGTCTCAGTGAGGAAGAGCGCGAGACATTCAGGCAAGCCAGCCTGGCCGTCAGGCACAGCTTTATCAAGAACACCGGCCCGAAGGGCAAGGACATTCTGGATCGCCTCCTTTCGATGGTCGACGCACTGGAAGCCCGGCAAGCGGATTCAGCGACCGGTGACGGGAACTGA
- a CDS encoding MarR family transcriptional regulator, protein MTEKQSSPSEIPCLPGGLIQMDQWKLPETSVRRSVKGALRHILAQLRAGMSPDEEPFQSLDDLPALSESQRRRFAPDPDFSVQAAALAHYLEQMNTERATVRDVSFLVAPPFSGIREALVRFPWLHSGIDSTATADWSIIAPPEDLVLDEGQARSWWDKQDLSEPWVIPELADFWLRHVSGLSLVRELFRRISAHETGPGIVGCSSWCWQFWESYLPEAHMSPRIPAPLNANYLGTWLEYLSQRNGKSAVTARMTNDGLYVLPLQEVSGDMKLRHSVFLRDLAAASRGIHGVALAIWQRALRARPDDETEAEELQAGQQGDGYSPHCWVVPLDQLSFPAMPHSDNRVLGFILHALLLHDGLRETALSAVTGLSADALSHGLSRLERAEIIRRGESGDRWHVTALGYPTVRRHLKSWGFPVDNF, encoded by the coding sequence TTGACGGAAAAACAGAGTTCACCATCAGAAATTCCTTGCCTTCCCGGTGGCCTGATCCAGATGGACCAGTGGAAGCTGCCTGAAACCTCGGTGCGACGCTCGGTCAAAGGTGCGCTTCGTCATATCCTGGCGCAGCTTCGGGCGGGTATGTCCCCGGATGAGGAGCCCTTTCAGAGTCTGGATGACTTGCCGGCGCTTTCGGAATCCCAGCGCCGGCGATTCGCTCCTGATCCCGATTTTTCGGTCCAGGCCGCTGCCTTGGCTCATTATCTGGAGCAGATGAATACTGAGCGGGCAACCGTCCGCGACGTGTCGTTTCTGGTCGCTCCGCCTTTTTCCGGCATCCGGGAGGCGCTTGTTCGCTTCCCATGGCTGCACTCTGGTATAGACTCCACGGCGACTGCCGACTGGTCGATCATAGCGCCGCCGGAAGACCTTGTTCTGGATGAGGGCCAAGCCCGGAGTTGGTGGGATAAGCAGGATCTGTCAGAACCCTGGGTGATCCCTGAACTCGCTGATTTCTGGCTGCGTCATGTATCCGGTTTGTCATTAGTACGGGAGTTGTTTCGGCGGATTTCCGCCCATGAAACGGGCCCGGGAATAGTCGGGTGTTCCAGTTGGTGTTGGCAGTTCTGGGAGAGCTATTTGCCGGAGGCCCACATGTCGCCCAGAATTCCCGCACCCCTGAATGCCAATTACCTCGGTACCTGGCTGGAGTACCTGTCGCAGCGCAATGGCAAGTCTGCTGTAACTGCCAGGATGACCAATGATGGCTTGTATGTGTTGCCACTGCAGGAGGTGAGCGGCGACATGAAACTCAGGCACAGCGTGTTCCTGCGGGATCTTGCCGCCGCCTCCCGGGGTATTCATGGTGTTGCGCTCGCGATCTGGCAGCGGGCGCTGAGGGCCCGGCCGGATGATGAAACGGAAGCTGAGGAACTCCAGGCCGGCCAGCAAGGGGATGGCTATTCACCGCACTGTTGGGTCGTGCCATTGGATCAGTTGAGCTTCCCGGCGATGCCCCACAGTGACAACCGGGTTCTGGGTTTTATTCTCCATGCCTTGTTGCTCCATGATGGCCTGAGGGAGACCGCCCTGTCTGCGGTGACCGGGCTGTCAGCCGATGCATTGAGTCATGGGCTGTCGCGTTTGGAGCGCGCGGAAATCATCAGGCGTGGAGAGTCAGGCGATCGTTGGCATGTCACGGCACTGGGATACCCGACAGTCAGGCGACACCTGAAAAGCTGGGGCTTTCCGGTTGATAACTTCTGA